The Pan troglodytes isolate AG18354 chromosome 1, NHGRI_mPanTro3-v2.0_pri, whole genome shotgun sequence genome includes a region encoding these proteins:
- the LOC107970009 gene encoding uncharacterized protein LOC107970009 isoform X4 has product MVKFWEFPNQLAGPAAADFPGHERAAPDAAAGWRRAGRRAWEARARGQAELTRPGSGRRGVGVRSGCASRACSGALGGRGPGESLFAQYPRRAEGRRGKQQVTEQRNGWPSQSWSCCCSTCSPNKCSYILF; this is encoded by the exons ATGGTCAAATTCTGGGAATTTCCGAATCAGTTGGCCGGCCCGGCTGCGGCAGATTTTCCCGGACACGAGCGTGCAGCGCCCGACGCGGCCGCTGGGTGGCGCCGCGCGGGACGCCGAGCGTGGGAAGCGCGGGCGCGCGGGCAGGCTGAGCTCACACGCCCGGGAAGCGGCCGCCGCGGAGTCGGCGTCCGCAGCGGCTGCGCATCTCGGGCCTGCAGCGGGGCGCTTGGCGGGCGGGGGCCGGGGGAGAGCCTGTTTGCGCAGTACCCCCGGAGGGCGGAAGGCCGCCGAG ggaAACAGCAAGTGACAGAGCAGAGGAACGGCTGGCCCAGCCAATCCTGGAGCTGCTGTTGCAGCACTTGTTCCCCAAACAAGTGCTCCTACATTCTG
- the LOC107970009 gene encoding uncharacterized protein LOC107970009 isoform X3 produces the protein MVKFWEFPNQLAGPAAADFPGHERAAPDAAAGWRRAGRRAWEARARGQAELTRPGSGRRGVGVRSGCASRACSGALGGRGPGESLFAQYPRRAEGRRGKQQVTEQRNGWPSQSWSCCCSTCSPNKCSYILRTQESAACSVSG, from the exons ATGGTCAAATTCTGGGAATTTCCGAATCAGTTGGCCGGCCCGGCTGCGGCAGATTTTCCCGGACACGAGCGTGCAGCGCCCGACGCGGCCGCTGGGTGGCGCCGCGCGGGACGCCGAGCGTGGGAAGCGCGGGCGCGCGGGCAGGCTGAGCTCACACGCCCGGGAAGCGGCCGCCGCGGAGTCGGCGTCCGCAGCGGCTGCGCATCTCGGGCCTGCAGCGGGGCGCTTGGCGGGCGGGGGCCGGGGGAGAGCCTGTTTGCGCAGTACCCCCGGAGGGCGGAAGGCCGCCGAG ggaAACAGCAAGTGACAGAGCAGAGGAACGGCTGGCCCAGCCAATCCTGGAGCTGCTGTTGCAGCACTTGTTCCCCAAACAAGTGCTCCTACATTCTG
- the LOC107970009 gene encoding uncharacterized protein LOC107970009 isoform X2 codes for MVKFWEFPNQLAGPAAADFPGHERAAPDAAAGWRRAGRRAWEARARGQAELTRPGSGRRGVGVRSGCASRACSGALGGRGPGESLFAQYPRRAEGRRGKQQVTEQRNGWPSQSWSCCCSTCSPNKCSYILVGGQRGGGYWSTPLPCRGPHGCSPAGRAARLP; via the exons ATGGTCAAATTCTGGGAATTTCCGAATCAGTTGGCCGGCCCGGCTGCGGCAGATTTTCCCGGACACGAGCGTGCAGCGCCCGACGCGGCCGCTGGGTGGCGCCGCGCGGGACGCCGAGCGTGGGAAGCGCGGGCGCGCGGGCAGGCTGAGCTCACACGCCCGGGAAGCGGCCGCCGCGGAGTCGGCGTCCGCAGCGGCTGCGCATCTCGGGCCTGCAGCGGGGCGCTTGGCGGGCGGGGGCCGGGGGAGAGCCTGTTTGCGCAGTACCCCCGGAGGGCGGAAGGCCGCCGAG ggaAACAGCAAGTGACAGAGCAGAGGAACGGCTGGCCCAGCCAATCCTGGAGCTGCTGTTGCAGCACTTGTTCCCCAAACAAGTGCTCCTACATTCTGGTAGGAGGACAGAGAGGAGGGGGCTACTGGTCCACACCCCTCCCCTGCCGAGGACCCCATGGCTGCTCCCCTGCAGGAAGGGCAGCTAGGCTGCCTTAG